The following are encoded in a window of Rubellicoccus peritrichatus genomic DNA:
- a CDS encoding glycoside hydrolase family 172 protein: MINGPYSSLGVLSNAKSRSISSENQTGEKSGGGRADIPVCPDTGERTGCSRELGRGWKVKPNQYIAPGETYTVAEINESGCVQSIWMTPAGVPYRNLILRIYYDGQDLPSVECPVGDFFASAYTKFDVFAQISSLAVCVNPGNAFNCYWPMPFRKGFRMTIENRDPKESLLLFYQVNYVLQDVPEDTGYFHAQFRRTNPLEYGKVHTILDGVRGRGHYAGTYMAWGVNNNGWWGEGEIKFYLDGDIPEGEATDEAVAEHGGSRFPTICGTGTEDYFCGSYNFENKATKQYQEYTTPYAGLPHIVRPDGVYESQTRFSLYRWHIPDPIHFQEDIAVTIQALGWRSGGRYMPLQDDLSSVAYWYQALPTPAFPELPDRDFLEII, encoded by the coding sequence ATGATTAACGGACCCTACAGCAGTCTCGGTGTGCTTTCTAACGCGAAGAGTCGATCGATTTCTTCTGAAAACCAGACCGGAGAAAAGAGTGGCGGCGGCCGTGCTGATATTCCTGTTTGCCCGGATACTGGTGAACGCACTGGATGTTCACGTGAGCTGGGTCGCGGCTGGAAGGTAAAGCCAAACCAGTACATTGCGCCGGGGGAAACTTACACTGTGGCAGAGATCAATGAATCCGGTTGTGTTCAATCGATTTGGATGACGCCAGCTGGTGTTCCCTATCGAAATCTCATTCTCCGTATCTATTATGATGGCCAGGATCTGCCTTCAGTGGAATGTCCGGTAGGAGATTTCTTTGCCTCAGCTTATACCAAGTTCGATGTCTTTGCTCAAATCAGTTCACTCGCTGTCTGTGTGAATCCCGGCAACGCCTTCAATTGCTACTGGCCAATGCCTTTTCGTAAGGGCTTTCGTATGACGATTGAAAATCGCGACCCCAAAGAGTCGTTGCTGCTTTTCTATCAGGTCAACTATGTCCTGCAGGATGTTCCAGAAGATACCGGTTATTTTCATGCTCAATTTCGTCGGACAAATCCTTTGGAATATGGCAAAGTGCATACGATTCTCGACGGCGTTCGAGGCCGTGGCCATTATGCCGGAACCTACATGGCGTGGGGTGTTAATAACAATGGCTGGTGGGGCGAGGGAGAAATCAAATTCTATCTCGATGGTGATATCCCTGAAGGTGAGGCGACCGATGAAGCTGTTGCTGAACATGGAGGTTCCCGTTTTCCGACAATCTGTGGAACGGGAACGGAAGACTACTTCTGTGGCTCATATAACTTTGAGAACAAGGCGACCAAGCAATACCAGGAATACACAACGCCTTATGCGGGCTTGCCTCACATCGTGCGCCCGGATGGCGTTTATGAATCTCAAACCCGCTTCAGCCTTTATCGCTGGCACATCCCCGATCCGATTCATTTTCAGGAGGACATTGCAGTGACTATCCAGGCCCTTGGTTGGCGGAGTGGAGGACGTTACATGCCCTTACAGGATGATCTTTCATCTGTT
- a CDS encoding LacI family DNA-binding transcriptional regulator, with protein sequence MIREKRPTLADLVKKTGFSQGAISRAFNGNGGISDATCKKILKAAREIGYHPNPSARNFKRGYSGRVGIILPNLQNANYSEIYEHLDTVMSSGGTATSLALTHYCAEREADTILHWSAGETDALVINPIPKGVNLDLYRKLKSWGYPLLFIYLSFGNEFDCLTVDYNQSLRQALSYLKDVGHKKVAYVGFVPPAAVAYGKHGTLVKALEDVGLAFDEELSVMHASGAEAGRASFEQWQTLGRRPTAVVAFNDETAASIYCEARYLGLQIPKDLSLLGGDDVRDAELIGLSTIRNDRREMASKIFSMLKNRMRDFDSPIQRQSLRSELVMRQSLGPPSKD encoded by the coding sequence ATGATTCGCGAAAAAAGACCAACACTGGCCGACTTGGTCAAGAAAACTGGATTTTCTCAAGGGGCTATATCTCGTGCATTCAATGGAAATGGTGGAATTAGCGATGCAACATGCAAAAAGATCTTAAAAGCGGCACGTGAGATCGGCTATCATCCGAACCCTTCGGCTAGGAACTTTAAGCGTGGATACAGTGGCCGTGTAGGTATCATTCTGCCTAACCTTCAGAACGCCAATTACAGTGAGATTTATGAGCACTTGGACACCGTTATGTCCAGCGGTGGGACTGCAACCAGTTTGGCGCTGACTCACTATTGTGCTGAGCGTGAGGCTGATACGATCCTGCATTGGTCTGCCGGGGAGACAGATGCATTGGTTATAAATCCGATCCCGAAGGGAGTGAATCTGGATTTATATCGCAAACTGAAGTCCTGGGGATATCCTCTTCTATTCATCTACTTGAGCTTCGGTAACGAATTCGATTGTTTGACTGTCGATTACAATCAAAGCCTCAGGCAGGCACTCAGCTATCTCAAGGATGTCGGTCACAAGAAGGTTGCTTATGTTGGCTTTGTGCCTCCAGCCGCTGTTGCGTATGGAAAGCATGGGACCTTGGTTAAGGCGTTGGAAGACGTTGGCCTGGCCTTTGATGAAGAGCTTTCTGTCATGCATGCATCCGGTGCTGAAGCCGGTCGAGCCTCGTTTGAGCAGTGGCAGACTCTTGGTCGACGCCCAACGGCTGTGGTGGCTTTCAATGATGAAACGGCCGCATCCATTTATTGCGAAGCCCGTTATCTCGGCCTTCAAATTCCCAAAGATCTTTCGCTCCTGGGAGGGGATGATGTTCGTGATGCCGAGTTGATCGGCCTTTCAACGATTCGCAATGATCGCAGAGAGATGGCATCAAAGATCTTTTCCATGTTGAAGAACCGGATGCGCGACTTTGATTCTCCAATTCAGCGTCAGTCTCTCCGCTCCGAGCTTGTTATGCGACAGTCTCTTGGTCCACCATCTAAGGATTAA
- a CDS encoding glycoside hydrolase family 2 protein, whose amino-acid sequence MAHSNNNCINLGSCSWEFSQAGKETWAPASVPGTLHEDLRQTKQAPDPFWADNEKRYEWIEHENWEYRTSFDCDEAFLENSHIELYFEGLDTLAEITLNGEKIGTSSNMFTPLSIDVRSRLKAKNNELHILFSSFWPLFRKQAEVHKGTEWCDPVGGSSNIRKQQCSFGWDWGPRLPSCGIWKDVELRGWSDNRIENVRIKQCHESGSVKLSCEATLAEDSPAELTFQLAGPDGSILGTSKDGQFEITEPKLWWPAGHGEQPQYKVTVELVSSGQLIEQQIGLRTLELDRHDDEYGESFQFVVNGKAIFAKGANWIPAHSYPSSVPDSDYDQLLNAAVAANMNMLRVWGGGIYENDLFYDLCDQLGILLWHDFMFACSTYPGDEEFLGLAEAEAEYQVKRLANRACLALWCGNNELEQKVEDLVETEATKAAYENLFYGILPKAVEQYDGVTPYWPSSPHNPEGYEKGFNNPKAGDAHYWGVWHGGRPVKNYENQIFRFCSEFGMQSYPSKETALTFCREENLNIFAPELETHQKHPAGNGIILDYISKRYRFPVDYVALAYLSQLNQAYTLQIGVEHFRRLSPCCMGALYWQLNDCWPVVSWSSIEYGGKWKALHHEARRFFAPLLITAKVHGDIERTKSNGLVNTHEGADIHIIYDGREDGLEALAQYTLLDAHTGEIYEENSQAITLRYGMNDIIWKLAIKDLLDRVGAENVVLKMFVTSKNSDQTLARNTALFSAPRLMSFDRSPIKLTHKENTDGLVQITLEASEYKHRVSLFGDDDNWYFSDNCFDLLPGEAYTVTAKPLAQNSNPSFRTYAYDDTY is encoded by the coding sequence ATGGCACATTCAAATAACAATTGCATCAATTTAGGGTCATGCTCCTGGGAATTCAGCCAGGCAGGTAAAGAGACCTGGGCACCTGCCTCAGTCCCAGGCACGCTGCATGAAGATCTTCGCCAAACCAAACAAGCCCCTGATCCTTTCTGGGCCGATAATGAGAAGCGCTATGAATGGATCGAGCACGAGAACTGGGAGTACCGCACATCATTTGACTGCGATGAGGCATTTCTGGAAAATTCACATATCGAACTGTATTTTGAAGGCCTTGATACCCTTGCTGAAATCACGCTCAACGGAGAAAAGATTGGCACCAGCAGCAATATGTTCACTCCTCTTTCGATTGATGTTCGCTCAAGACTAAAAGCCAAGAACAACGAGCTTCATATTCTGTTTTCAAGCTTCTGGCCATTATTCCGCAAGCAGGCTGAAGTCCACAAGGGCACCGAATGGTGCGACCCGGTTGGCGGTTCCTCCAACATCAGAAAACAGCAATGTTCCTTCGGATGGGACTGGGGCCCTCGCCTGCCCTCCTGCGGTATCTGGAAGGATGTTGAGCTACGCGGCTGGTCCGATAACCGCATTGAGAATGTCCGCATCAAGCAGTGCCATGAGAGTGGTTCCGTGAAACTTTCATGCGAAGCAACACTGGCCGAAGATAGTCCAGCAGAACTAACATTTCAGTTAGCAGGCCCAGATGGGAGTATCCTAGGCACATCTAAAGACGGACAATTTGAGATCACAGAACCGAAACTATGGTGGCCAGCTGGTCATGGTGAGCAGCCACAGTATAAAGTCACAGTCGAGCTGGTATCATCCGGCCAGTTAATAGAGCAACAAATTGGTTTGCGCACGCTGGAACTTGACCGCCATGACGACGAGTATGGCGAATCATTCCAATTTGTAGTCAATGGCAAGGCCATTTTCGCAAAGGGCGCAAACTGGATCCCAGCACACAGCTACCCATCATCGGTTCCTGATTCTGATTATGACCAACTGCTCAATGCAGCCGTGGCTGCAAACATGAACATGCTCCGAGTCTGGGGCGGAGGCATCTACGAAAATGACCTTTTCTACGACTTGTGCGATCAGTTGGGTATCCTTCTTTGGCATGATTTCATGTTCGCCTGCTCAACCTACCCTGGAGATGAAGAATTTCTTGGTCTGGCCGAAGCGGAAGCCGAGTATCAGGTAAAGCGCTTGGCTAACAGGGCATGCCTGGCGCTCTGGTGCGGTAATAATGAGCTGGAACAAAAAGTAGAAGATCTCGTTGAAACCGAGGCAACCAAGGCTGCATACGAAAACTTATTCTACGGCATTCTACCCAAAGCAGTGGAGCAATACGATGGCGTAACTCCGTACTGGCCCTCATCCCCTCACAATCCCGAAGGTTATGAAAAGGGATTCAACAATCCCAAGGCAGGCGATGCTCATTACTGGGGAGTCTGGCATGGCGGACGCCCGGTTAAGAACTACGAGAATCAAATCTTTCGTTTCTGCTCGGAATTCGGCATGCAATCCTACCCATCAAAAGAGACAGCACTCACTTTTTGTCGGGAAGAAAACCTCAATATATTTGCGCCAGAATTGGAGACTCATCAAAAACATCCAGCAGGCAATGGCATCATCCTCGACTACATCTCCAAGCGCTATCGTTTTCCAGTGGACTATGTCGCACTAGCTTACCTCTCACAGCTAAATCAAGCTTACACATTGCAAATCGGTGTAGAACACTTCCGTCGCCTGAGTCCCTGCTGCATGGGTGCTCTCTATTGGCAGCTCAATGACTGTTGGCCGGTTGTCTCATGGAGCAGCATTGAATATGGTGGCAAGTGGAAAGCTCTGCACCATGAAGCAAGACGTTTCTTTGCACCGTTGTTGATCACTGCAAAAGTGCATGGTGACATTGAGCGGACCAAATCCAACGGTCTTGTCAACACCCACGAAGGCGCTGATATACACATCATCTATGATGGTCGGGAAGACGGCCTTGAAGCACTTGCCCAATACACTCTCCTTGATGCACACACTGGTGAAATCTACGAAGAAAACAGTCAGGCGATAACACTTCGTTATGGGATGAATGACATCATATGGAAACTTGCCATTAAAGACCTTCTTGATCGAGTCGGAGCTGAAAATGTCGTGCTCAAAATGTTTGTCACATCGAAGAATAGCGATCAGACATTGGCTCGAAACACCGCACTATTCAGTGCGCCAAGACTGATGTCTTTCGATAGAAGTCCAATCAAGCTGACTCACAAAGAAAATACCGACGGCTTAGTCCAAATCACACTGGAAGCATCCGAATATAAACATCGAGTCAGCCTGTTCGGCGATGATGACAATTGGTACTTCTCAGATAATTGCTTCGACCTGCTTCCTGGTGAAGCATACACTGTCACAGCGAAGCCATTGGCCCAAAACAGTAATCCATCATTTCGAACCTACGCCTACGACGATACTTACTGA
- a CDS encoding PEP-CTERM sorting domain-containing protein (PEP-CTERM proteins occur, often in large numbers, in the proteomes of bacteria that also encode an exosortase, a predicted intramembrane cysteine proteinase. The presence of a PEP-CTERM domain at a protein's C-terminus predicts cleavage within the sorting domain, followed by covalent anchoring to some some component of the (usually Gram-negative) cell surface. Many PEP-CTERM proteins exhibit an unusual sequence composition that includes large numbers of potential glycosylation sites. Expression of one such protein has been shown restore the ability of a bacterium to form floc, a type of biofilm.), translated as MTTLSNVRKLALFSAATTITSLIPLSAATWTNNVTGTYDWTDAANWDTDPAPGVTGSAAGEVANISPSAVAQNLDITVNLGSNLPVSTGNLRFDAGQGATASTVVNVNSGGVLNANNAGNTLLSINEGGSNNSGAVARLNVNTGGSVEAGQIRLARDDGTSTLSINGGSFNMTGGGQFEMRSDRGADAIAVFQMNAGTFTSGGNRSILMRTYDSQILLSGTADFDGQNLTALKDVGIAGSSALIELTGSNIAKADFKAIDAFGVDGVSSTFTLGFVADAAGVSAINSIGELDLVGNATQDDAVLNLDLTAYTGGAGTITLASYGTLVGTFGSINVIGGAGTIDYGSGTGDSITFTVIPEPTTYAALFGMVGLALGAIRRRKSGKQ; from the coding sequence ATGACTACACTCAGCAATGTAAGGAAGCTGGCCTTGTTTTCGGCCGCAACCACGATCACTTCACTTATACCGCTTTCTGCGGCGACTTGGACGAATAACGTTACCGGAACTTATGATTGGACAGATGCCGCCAACTGGGACACGGACCCAGCGCCTGGCGTGACCGGATCAGCTGCTGGTGAGGTAGCGAATATTAGTCCATCTGCAGTAGCACAGAACTTGGACATAACGGTGAACCTTGGTAGCAATTTGCCTGTTTCCACTGGTAATCTTCGTTTCGATGCGGGCCAGGGTGCTACGGCTTCTACCGTAGTTAATGTTAATAGTGGTGGTGTTTTGAATGCAAACAATGCAGGCAATACACTACTGAGCATCAATGAAGGGGGCTCAAACAATTCAGGAGCCGTTGCCCGACTTAATGTAAACACTGGTGGAAGCGTGGAAGCTGGCCAAATTCGTTTAGCGCGTGACGATGGTACCTCCACTTTGAGTATCAATGGCGGTTCTTTTAATATGACTGGTGGTGGTCAGTTCGAAATGAGATCTGACCGTGGTGCAGACGCGATCGCAGTTTTTCAGATGAATGCTGGGACTTTTACTTCAGGAGGAAATCGTAGTATCCTTATGAGAACATATGATTCGCAAATCCTACTTTCCGGTACCGCCGACTTCGACGGACAGAATTTAACTGCTCTTAAGGATGTTGGTATTGCAGGTTCAAGCGCTCTAATCGAGCTTACTGGCAGTAACATTGCCAAGGCCGACTTTAAAGCCATTGATGCGTTCGGTGTCGATGGTGTCAGTAGCACATTTACCCTTGGCTTCGTTGCCGATGCGGCTGGTGTGAGTGCTATCAATTCCATAGGCGAACTCGACTTGGTTGGTAATGCGACACAAGATGACGCAGTCCTTAACCTCGACCTCACCGCTTACACAGGTGGAGCTGGCACTATTACACTCGCAAGCTATGGAACTCTGGTTGGGACTTTTGGTAGCATCAATGTAATTGGTGGGGCAGGAACAATTGATTATGGATCTGGAACCGGTGATTCCATTACATTTACGGTTATTCCTGAGCCGACAACTTATGCTGCCCTGTTTGGTATGGTTGGTCTTGCTCTAGGTGCCATTCGTCGCCGGAAGAGCGGTAAGCAGTAA
- a CDS encoding substrate-binding domain-containing protein produces the protein MMGFEVAQPGQSIFNQTLLEYSRNHSPWEMIASTVVSVDILHALEDVGCDGAIIRITSPEIRAAAQRASFPVVNNSSWLENPGVPSVLRDDRVMGNMAVEHLLELGFKHFIIIDTEYGWLIKERIAGFIETLRQHQVTWEIYHMPSLNLPEDEFSKMVRWMKERPLPSGLLLSDSSQARTVYNVLEEADLSIPLDVAPISVIQEPTAYSQVSPSLSYVDPDEESCCYAVAELLDRLMRGERVEPLIRRIPAIGVVEKDSTNIELIEDRTVARAIDFIRKHAHEPINAAIIAEAISIAPATLARHFRDCFSMGPYAYLCQVRVDRAAELLRAEPDMSLSRVAKICGFTDRNRFNKVFQRIKKQSPASWREGDD, from the coding sequence ATGATGGGGTTCGAGGTCGCTCAACCCGGTCAATCCATATTTAATCAAACCTTACTTGAATATTCGAGGAATCATAGCCCATGGGAAATGATTGCCAGCACCGTTGTTTCCGTTGATATACTTCATGCTTTGGAAGACGTTGGTTGTGACGGCGCTATCATTCGGATAACTAGCCCTGAAATTCGTGCTGCAGCGCAACGAGCTTCATTTCCGGTCGTTAATAACTCTTCCTGGCTTGAAAATCCTGGAGTGCCGAGTGTCTTGCGTGATGACCGTGTCATGGGCAATATGGCCGTTGAGCATTTATTGGAATTAGGGTTCAAGCACTTCATCATTATTGATACTGAGTATGGTTGGTTAATCAAAGAGAGAATTGCCGGTTTTATTGAAACGCTTCGCCAACACCAGGTGACTTGGGAAATTTATCATATGCCTTCGCTCAATCTGCCTGAGGATGAATTCTCAAAGATGGTGCGATGGATGAAGGAACGTCCATTGCCATCGGGGCTACTGCTATCGGATAGTTCACAGGCGCGTACCGTTTATAATGTGCTGGAGGAGGCTGATCTTAGTATCCCATTGGATGTCGCTCCGATATCTGTCATTCAGGAACCGACTGCTTATTCTCAGGTATCACCTTCACTCAGTTATGTAGACCCAGATGAGGAGAGTTGTTGTTATGCTGTTGCAGAGCTTCTTGATCGTTTGATGAGAGGAGAGCGTGTCGAGCCATTGATCCGTCGCATACCTGCGATTGGTGTTGTTGAAAAGGATTCAACGAACATTGAGCTGATTGAGGATCGTACGGTTGCCCGAGCCATAGACTTTATTCGAAAGCATGCACACGAGCCCATCAATGCTGCCATTATTGCAGAGGCAATCTCAATTGCTCCTGCAACTTTGGCCCGCCATTTTCGCGATTGTTTCTCGATGGGGCCTTATGCTTACCTTTGTCAAGTGCGTGTCGATCGTGCTGCGGAACTTCTACGGGCAGAGCCGGACATGAGCCTTTCGCGTGTGGCAAAAATATGCGGTTTTACGGATCGCAATCGGTTTAATAAGGTGTTCCAGCGGATTAAAAAACAATCTCCTGCATCCTGGAGAGAAGGAGATGATTGA